The Sinomicrobium kalidii genome contains a region encoding:
- a CDS encoding glycoside hydrolase family 127 protein — protein sequence MKKLKYGFLFLVLLFFRPGQGQSLESFPLSAVKLSESPFYRAQQTDMKYILELEPDRLLAPFVIDAGLEPEAKRYGNWENTGLDGHIGGHYLSALAMMYAATGNSELRDRLNYMTDVLDECQQANGNGYIGGIPGGQEMWKEIAKGKIEAGNFSLNGKWVPLYNIHKLFAGLRDAYTIAGNKKARELLVKLSDWLVNTTSKLSDEQIQELLVSEHGGMNEVLADVAAITGDKKYLTLAEKFSHRKILDPLLHQKDQLTGLHANTQIPKVIGFERIAELDNNDRWAKASGFFWNTVVENRTVSVGGNSVREHFHPTGDFSSMIESVQGPETCNTYNMLRLTKMLFLASPEGKYMDYFERALYNHILSSQNPEGGFVYFTPMRPRHYRVYSQPEQGFWCCVGSGLENHGKYGELIYAHNDTDIYVNLFIASSLNWEKKGIVLTQETGFPYEEESRIKLNTEKPSRFKLYVRRPAWVKQNDFKIEVNGKEQHLLSGPSGYMAIDRTWQDGDNIAVKLPMHTVAEYLEAEKTGTSRWVSFVHGPIVLAAITDTTDLDGLFADDSRMGHVANGELYPIDEAPLVVSEKKEDPAVKVNPLKENPMTFTAPNLIYPDKYKNLKLVPFFTVHNARYMIYWPLVEKDNLNQKLDTIRKKEKKRLALKTRTVDQVATGEQQPETEHNFKGEKTNTGINKGHFWRDSRAWFSYELNNAKGEGKVLRITYSGEDKDRSFDILVNDVLLAEVKPDGTKGNKLYDVDYKLTDEMLEKTKGNYITVKFVARKNSVAGGIYHIRLLKD from the coding sequence ATGAAGAAATTAAAATACGGTTTTTTGTTCCTGGTTTTACTCTTTTTTCGGCCGGGACAAGGTCAGTCTTTAGAAAGTTTCCCTCTTTCCGCGGTCAAACTGTCGGAAAGTCCGTTCTACCGGGCACAGCAAACGGATATGAAGTACATCCTCGAACTGGAGCCCGACAGGCTACTGGCGCCGTTTGTAATTGATGCAGGGCTGGAGCCCGAGGCAAAACGGTACGGGAACTGGGAAAATACCGGCCTGGACGGTCATATAGGCGGACATTACCTGTCTGCCCTGGCCATGATGTATGCAGCTACAGGGAATAGTGAATTGCGGGACAGGCTGAATTATATGACAGATGTCCTGGATGAATGCCAGCAGGCCAATGGCAACGGGTATATTGGCGGTATTCCCGGCGGACAGGAAATGTGGAAGGAAATAGCCAAAGGCAAGATCGAAGCGGGAAATTTTTCATTGAACGGTAAATGGGTGCCGTTATATAATATTCATAAACTTTTTGCAGGCCTTCGGGATGCTTATACCATTGCCGGTAATAAAAAAGCACGGGAATTATTGGTAAAACTTTCCGATTGGCTGGTAAACACCACGTCAAAACTTTCCGACGAACAAATACAGGAGCTGTTGGTCAGTGAACACGGGGGGATGAACGAAGTCCTGGCAGATGTAGCAGCCATCACCGGGGATAAAAAGTATCTCACCCTCGCTGAAAAATTTTCACACCGGAAAATACTGGACCCCTTGCTGCATCAAAAAGATCAGCTTACCGGGTTGCATGCCAATACACAAATCCCCAAGGTCATAGGTTTTGAACGCATTGCCGAACTGGACAATAACGACCGGTGGGCCAAAGCATCCGGTTTTTTCTGGAACACCGTAGTGGAAAACCGTACGGTTTCCGTCGGGGGTAATAGCGTGAGGGAGCATTTCCATCCCACAGGTGATTTTTCATCCATGATAGAATCGGTCCAGGGACCTGAAACCTGCAATACCTACAATATGCTTCGGCTCACCAAAATGTTGTTTTTAGCCAGTCCGGAGGGTAAGTACATGGATTATTTTGAAAGAGCACTGTACAATCACATTCTTTCCTCCCAGAACCCCGAAGGCGGTTTTGTATATTTTACGCCCATGCGTCCCAGGCATTACCGGGTGTATTCGCAACCGGAACAAGGATTTTGGTGCTGTGTGGGGTCGGGCCTCGAAAACCACGGAAAATACGGCGAGCTGATCTACGCCCATAACGATACGGACATCTATGTAAACCTCTTTATAGCTTCTTCCCTGAACTGGGAAAAAAAAGGGATTGTCCTCACCCAGGAGACCGGATTCCCGTATGAAGAAGAATCCCGGATCAAACTAAATACAGAAAAACCTTCCCGTTTTAAATTGTATGTTCGTCGCCCCGCCTGGGTAAAGCAGAACGATTTTAAAATAGAAGTAAACGGTAAAGAACAGCATTTACTTTCCGGTCCTTCTGGTTATATGGCAATAGACCGAACCTGGCAGGATGGGGACAACATAGCTGTAAAACTGCCCATGCACACTGTTGCGGAATACCTGGAAGCTGAAAAAACCGGTACCTCACGCTGGGTTTCTTTTGTACACGGGCCCATAGTTCTCGCTGCAATTACCGATACTACCGACCTGGATGGGTTGTTTGCCGACGACAGCAGGATGGGGCACGTGGCCAACGGTGAACTTTATCCCATAGATGAAGCGCCACTGGTGGTCTCGGAAAAGAAGGAAGACCCTGCCGTAAAAGTGAATCCTCTTAAAGAAAACCCTATGACTTTTACTGCTCCGAATCTGATCTATCCGGACAAATACAAAAACCTTAAACTCGTTCCCTTTTTTACGGTGCATAACGCCCGTTACATGATCTACTGGCCTTTGGTGGAAAAAGACAATCTGAACCAAAAACTGGATACCATCCGCAAAAAAGAGAAAAAACGCCTTGCACTGAAAACCCGGACTGTCGACCAGGTAGCTACCGGAGAACAACAGCCCGAAACGGAACACAATTTTAAAGGTGAAAAGACCAATACGGGCATAAACAAGGGCCATTTCTGGAGAGATTCGAGGGCATGGTTCAGTTATGAGCTCAACAATGCAAAAGGGGAGGGGAAAGTGTTACGCATTACCTATTCCGGAGAAGATAAAGACCGTAGCTTTGATATTCTGGTCAACGATGTCCTGTTGGCTGAAGTAAAACCGGACGGCACAAAAGGCAATAAATTATATGATGTGGATTACAAGCTTACGGATGAGATGCTGGAAAAAACAAAAGGCAATTATATAACGGTAAAATTTGTT